CGAGAAAAACACGGAAGGCCGCTGGAGCGTATTCTTCTTCTATCCTGCTGACTTTACTTTCGTATGCCCGACCGAACTGGGCGACGTGGCTGACCATCACGAAGAGCTGCAGAAACTGGGCGTAGACGTTTACTCCGTTTCTACCGACACCCACTTCACCCACAAAGCGTGGCACAGCAGCTCCGACACCATCGCGAAAATCAAATACGCGATGATCGGCGACCCGACTGGCGCCCTGACCCGTAACTTCGAAATCATGCGTGAAGACGAAGGTCTGGCTGACCGCGGTACGTTCATCGTTGACCCGCAGGGCATTATCCAGGCTATCGAAATCACTGCTGAAGGTATCGGCCGTGACGCGTCTGACCTGCTGCGTAAAATCAAAGCGGCTCAGTATGTAGCTTCTCACCCAGGCGAAGTGTGCCCGGCTAAATGGAAAGAAGGCGAAGCGACTCTGGCTCCGTCTCTGGACCTGGTTGGCAAAATCTAATTTTTTCTGTCGTCTTTCACGCTACAGGTGCGTTGGCTGCGCTTACTCACCCCGGTCACTTACTGATGTAAGCTCCCGGGGATTCCTAAGCTTGCCGCCTTCCTGTAACGCGAAATACTCGGAAAAAGGCATTATCACGGGTGCAGTCTTGCACCCGTTTTTTTGAAAACGCTTTTACGCGCTCTCATTTAAGTTGCATCGCGGCGTCGCTGCACTGAGGCGGCTTAAATGAGGAAGCGTAAGCTCAGGAGAAAATTATGCTCGACACAAACATGAAAACCCAGCTCAAGGCCTATCTTGAGCGTCTGACAAAACCTGTTGAGTTAGTGGCCACGCTGGATGACAGCGCGAAATCGGCAGAGATCAAAGAACTGCTGCTGGAAATCGCCGAGCTGTCCGACAAAGTCTCCTTCCGGGAAGACAACACGCTGGCGGCGCGCAAACCTTCATTTTTGATTACCAACCCGGGTTCCATGCAGGGTCCGCGCTTTGCAGGCTCTCCGCTGGGT
This DNA window, taken from Cronobacter universalis NCTC 9529, encodes the following:
- the ahpC gene encoding alkyl hydroperoxide reductase subunit C, whose protein sequence is MSLINTKIKPFKNMAFKNGEFIEVTEKNTEGRWSVFFFYPADFTFVCPTELGDVADHHEELQKLGVDVYSVSTDTHFTHKAWHSSSDTIAKIKYAMIGDPTGALTRNFEIMREDEGLADRGTFIVDPQGIIQAIEITAEGIGRDASDLLRKIKAAQYVASHPGEVCPAKWKEGEATLAPSLDLVGKI